Genomic segment of Phycisphaerales bacterium:
TGAGCGACGCGGGCACCATCGGCGGCATCGGCGGGGTGTCGTGGAGCATGGGCGAAGGGCGATCGATCGGCGTCGGCGTTCTGGTGAGCAGCCAGATCGAAGACGATGCCCTCGTGCTGCCGGTCATCAATGTCAACTGGCGCTTCAACGAGCAGTGGCGCTTCGCGTCGAGCGGCTCGATGGGTGAGTTCATCATGGCCCTTGACGAGCAGAGCGAACTGGGCTTTGGCGCTGCGTGGGAGAATCGCCGTTTCCGGCTCGACGATTCGGCCCCGCAACTGGCGGCGGTGGTTGAAGACACGGCCGTGCCGGTGTTCGTGCGCTACTCGCGCCGTCCCAGCGAGAGCGTGTCGCTGAACGTCATCGGCGGAGCGATGCTGTTCCAGTCATTTGAAGTGTCGAACCGCAACGGGGCGGCTTCGCGCGACTACGACGCCGACCCTTCAGTCTTTCTGGGCATGAGCGTGAGCATCGGCTTCTGAGGCCGCTGGACGGCGCGGCGGCCACCTATCATCTTCGCCGATGATCCTGCTCATCGACAATTACGACAGTTTCACGTTCAATCTCGTGCAGCGCATCGGCGAACTCGATGCGGCCGCGGACCTGCGCGTCGTGCGCAACGACGAAATCACCATCGACGAGATCGAGCGCCTCGCGCCGCAGCGCATCGTGCTCTCGCCCGGGCCCTGCACGCCGAGCGAAGCGGGAATCTGCAATGAAGTGGTGACCGCGTTTCGCGGCCGCGTGCCGCTGCTGGGCGTGTGCCTCGGGCACCAGTGCATCGGCGCGGTGCACGGCATGGTGGTCCGCCGGGCCGAGCGCATCATGCACGGCAAGACATCGCTTGTGCACCACGACGGGCGCGGCATCTTCGAAGGCCTGCCCGAGCCCTTCGTCGCCACGCGCTATCACAGCCTCATCGTGCAGCGCGACACGGTCCCGCTCGATCAGTTCGAGATTTCGGCGTGGACCGATGACGGCGTGGTAATGGCCCTGCGCTGGAAGGCCCCTCCCGGCGCGGCGCCGCTCGACGGCGTGCAGTTTCACCCGGAGAGTTTCCTCACCGTTGATGGCCCCCTGCTGCTGGCGAACTTTCTCGGATTGCCGCGGCCGGCGAGAACGCCGGTGTGAACATCGTCCCGACCTGGCGCGGCCTACTCGATGTCCAGCAGCACCGGATTGGTTTTCGCGGAAGCCCGACCACCGGCTCCACGGCGCGCCACGGCCTGCAGCCCGACAGTAATGACCGGAGCACCCGGCGGCACGCGCACCTGCAGTGTGGCGTTCCCCAGCGAGTCGGCAATGGCCGTGTCGATCACGTTCACCGGCGAGCGTAGATCCAGTTGTAGACCGCCGAGCAGCGGAACGCGCTGTCCGAGGCCAAGTCCGCGGGTTCCGAGCAGGAAGTGGATTCGTTCGCTTCCACGGGCTCCCGAGACGAGTAGTTGCGCCTGACGGCCCCGAACGGCTCTCGAGGTCCGTAGATGCACGCCATCGAGGCTGCCGGGATCAGAAATGGTGGAATTCGAGAAGACCGTGAGCCGCTTGAGGCTGACCTGCCCCTCCGGCCGTGAGATGGTGGCGACGTCGGTATCCTCATCGCCGTCAAAGTCGCCGACCGCGATGATCCGCGGACAACTTGCGGCATAGGCGCTGCCGGACTCAGCCAGGGCGCCGGCGCCGTCATTGAGCATGGAGATGACGCGGCGGTTGAGGACTTCGGCGCCGACGATATCGACGTGCCCATCGTTGTTGAGGTCCGCTGCCTTGATGTCCGTGACCCCAGTTGCGGACGGCGTGGAGTAGAGGACGGCCTCGCCGAACGTCCCGTCGCCGACTCCATAGAGAACGGAGATATTGTGTTCGATTCCAAAGGCGACGTCCGCATTCTCGTCTCCATCGAAGTCCCCGACGGCGAGCGATCGCGGCGTGGTGCCGACTTCATAATCAACGCGACGTTCAAGGCCACGCAACCCGGTGTTGAGAAAGACCGCGGCGTCGCGCGCGCTGTTCACGCCCGCGACCACGTCGAGGAAGTCGTCGCCATTCAGATCGGCGAGCGCGATTCGGGCAAAGTCCCTCTCATCCAACCGATGGTCCACGACTTCAAACGCTCCGAACTCATCCTGAAAGGCAATGAGGATTCCGCGGCTCCGATCGCCAGCGAGCACGATGTCGGCGCGCGTGTCGTTGTCCATGTCGCCAATGGCGACTCCGTTCAACGGGGCGCCGCCGACATCCAGCCGCTGCTGGGGCGCGAATTGCCCGTTTCCGTCGTTATAGAAGATCGACGCATCTCCATCAAAATAGTTCGAGACAACAACATCCGGCCGACCATCGCCATTGAGATCACCCACATCGAGATAGAAGGACTGAGCGCCCGCCTCGTAGAGCGCCGGCGGGCCGAACCCGCCCTGACCGTTGTTGAGGAAGACGGCGACCTCACCGTGCGTGAACTGTCCGTCGTTGGCGCTGAGCAACCCGATGATGTCAACATCCAGATCGCCATCGACGTCAGCCGAGCGCATGCTTTCGCGGCAAACGTGAGTGAGGGTGGTCGTGACCGGATCGATCAGCAGCGGTTCCGGCGTGATGTTGCGCAGCACGAAAATCGTGTCCGTCGCTGCATCAGCCACGGCAGCATCGGGTCGTTCGTCGCCGTCAAAATCGCCGACCGCGACGCCCCTGGGCAGGTCACAGACCGGCACGAGTTGCTGGGCGTCCATCGTCCCGTCGCCGTTGTTGTGGACTACACGATAACCCGGCCCATCGCTGTGATTGACGTGAATGAAGTCCGGGTAGCCATCGCCATCGAAATCAGCAGCGCGCAGATCCGTCACGAGCGTGAAGCCGCTGAGGGTGTAGAGGTCGGAATCGTCAAAGTTGCCATCGCCCAGACCAAAAGCCCACCGAAAGTATCCGTTGCCGAAATCGGACGCCCCGACAACATCGACCAAGTCATCACCATTGACATCGAGCGCCAGTTGCTTGCCCTCGCCCATGCGAATGCGGCGGGGCGCGGCTGCGAATTCACCAAAGCCGTCGTTGGGAATCCAGTACGCCGTCCGGTCGCTCGACGTGCCCAGAAGCAGGTCGAGATCGCCGGTGCGATCAAGGTCAGCCAGTTGCAATGACGGGATGTTGGTAATGTTGGTAAAGAAAACCGTGGGGGCTTCGAGGGTACCTGCCCCGTCGTTGTAAAGAATGGCGCCGGTGTTGCGGCTGAACTCGCTCTCCGGATTGCTCATTCCAGCGGCCAGGTCGATCCAGCCGTCGCCGTCGAGGTCTCCTGCAGCCAGCGCGGTGGGCAAGAGCGGAAGGTCATAGTAGATCGGCGCGTCGAATTCCGCGCTGCCGGTGTTGTGGAGAACCGCCAACCGGCGTCCGTCGGAGTCGGCAACCGCCAAGTCCAGCAGAGCGTCCCGATTGAAGTCGGCAACGCACAACGCCGCCGGTACACCGTCTACAGTGATCTGCACCGGCGCCTGAAAAGTACCATCACCACTTCCGAGCACCAGTGAGAGCGTGCCGTCCCCGCGGTTGGCGGTGACGAGGTCAAGAAACGTGTCGCCGTTCAGGTCCGCCGCCTGAATCGCCCAAGGCGCGATGCCAACTTCGACGGTTCCGGTCTGTTCGAAGGCGATCTGTGCGCCGGAGGCGCCGGTGAAAAGCGCGATCAAGGCCACACAGGCGCCGGCACGAGCCCGAAAAGAATGGACGTGATTCATGATCTCGAATCCTTTGGCCCGGCTAATGCAACGTCACAACGCGAATCCCACCCAAGGGGTAGTATACCAGAGGACTCCGTGATTCCGGGGCTTGGCAAGCCCAGATCGCGGTTTTTTCAAGCACGGCAATCCCCCGTCACAACCAGCGGCTCATGCGGGGACTGGAGGAGCCACGGCTCGATCCAGCCGGTCACCGTCTCACGGGCGGCGGCGGCCAATTCGGGCAGCACCTCGGCGAATTCTTCTGCAGCGTCCTGCACGGCGCCGGAATGACCCGTCTCGCCCGAATTCTGCAAAAGCATCAACGTGCCGCTCTCTGCCAATGCTGCATCGCCGCGACTGCGGCGCGTCGAGGGTGCTGGTGGGTCGCAGTTATGGGTTCCCTGACACCGCCGCCACCTGCCGCGCTCCGTGATGGGCCTTGCCTCGGCCCGCAAACAGGCTCCTAAACTGTCCGCGATCATGTCCGCCAGCGATCCCACCGACACTCCGGCGATGCGCCAGTACATGGCGTTCAAGAAGCAGCACCCCGAGTGCGTGCTCTTCTTTCGCATGGGTGACTTCTACGAGATGTTCTTCGACGATGCGCTGCTCGTGCACAAGGTGCTGGGCATCACGCTCACCGAGCGGACCAAGGGCGTGCCGATGGCTGGCGTGCCCTACCACGCGGTGGAGAACTACCTGCGGCGGATGATCGAGCAGGGCTATCGCGTGGCGGTCGCCGACCAGGTGCAGGACCCGCGCGAAGCCAAGGGCGTCGTCGATCGAGCGGTGACGCGCGTTCTGACGGCGGGCACGCTCGTCGACGAGACGCTGCTCGATGATGCGCGATCGAATCACGTCGCGGCGGTTCTCTTCACTGAAGCGGGCGATGACTCGCCGGCGGTGCTGGCGCTGGCGGAGCTGTCCACCGGTTCATTCGAGATCGTCGATGTCGAGGGCGGCGCGCTGGCGGATGAAGTGAATCGCCTCGGCGTGGATGAACTGCTCTACGCGGAGACGGCCACCGGCGAAGCGCCGCCGCGCGTCGCGGCGGTGCGCGAGGCGAGTTCATGCGCTCTGACCGGCCGGCCGACGTGGCACTTTCGCCACAGCGACGGGCACGAAGCGCTGAGCCGGCATTTCGGCGTGGCGACGCTCGCAGGCTTCGGCCTGGCCGATGACGATCCCGGCCTCGCGCCCGCCGGCGCGCTGCTGCGCTACCTGAGCGAGACGCAGGGCGGGCAGGAGCAGGGCTCGCGCCTGGCGCACATCCGCCCCCCGATCCGCCGCGCGCTGGCCGGCTACCTCACCATCGACGCCACGAGCCTGCGCAGCCTCGAAGTCGAACGAACCATGCGCACGGGTGAAACGGACGGCTCGCTCATGGGCGTGTTCCTCCGGCACGTCCGCACGCCGATGGGCAAGCGGCTGCTGCGCGACTGGCTCTGCTTTCCCCTGCGCGATATCGAGGCCATCAACGCCCGCCAGCGCCCGGTCGAAGCGCTGATCGAAGATCGCGAGACGGCGCGGCTGCTGGGCGAGCGGCTGGGCGCGATGAACGACGTGGCGCGAATCGCGGGGCGCATGAACATGGGCCGGGCCACGCCGCGCGACCTGGTCGCGCTGGGCCGGTCAGCGGCGGCGCTGGACGATCTGCACACGCTGCTGGCCGCCAACGTGGCGCTGCACCCGCTGGCCGAGAGCCTCGATGGGCTCGGCGGCGCTATTCAGGCGCTGGGCGAGTCGATCGTGCAGCGCTGCGTGGACAGCCCGCCCAATCACCTGCGCGAAGGCGGGCTCGTGCGCGAGGGCGTCGATGCGCAGCTTGACGAGTGCCGCTCGCTGCAGACCGACGCCAACGACTGGCTGGCGCGCTACCAGAGGCAGCTGATCGAATCCACCGGGATCAATTCGCTCAAGGTCGGCTACAACCGCGTGTTCGGCTACTACATTGAAGTTACTGCGGTGCACTCCAGCCGCGTGCCCGACACGTTCTCGCGCAAGCAGACGCTCAAGAACGCCGAGCGCTACATCACGCCTGACCTGAAGGAGTTCGAGAGCAAGATTCTCACCGCGCGAGACCGGGCCATCGACCGCGAGCAGGTGCTCTTTGCACAGATGTGCCGGGAGGCGGCGGGTCACGCGGCGGGGCTGGCGCAGTTTGCGCGCCTTGTGGCCGAACTCGACGTGCTGCGCGGCTTTGCCGAGCAGGCGGTGCGCGGCCGCTACGTGCGGCCGAAGATTGTCGAGGAAACGTGCATCGACGTAGTCGCGGGGCGGCATCCGGTTCTTGACGAGATTCTCAAGGACCGCTTCGTGCCCAATGACTGCCGCCTGGGCGTCGGATGCGAGGAACCCGACGCCGACGCGCCCGCCCAGCCGGCCACGCTGGCGCTGATCACCGGGCCCAACATGGCCGGCAAGTCGACCTACATCCGCCAGATCGCGATCATCACGCTGCTGGCGCATACGGGTTCGTTCGTGCCGGCTGAGTCGGCGACGATCGGCCTGACCGACCGCCTCTTCACCCGCATCGGCGCCAGCGATGAATTGCACGCCGGCCGTTCGACGTTCATGGTCGAGATGACCGAGACGGCCAACATCCTCCACCACGCCACACAGCGCAGCCTCGTCATTCTCGATGAGATCGGGCGCGGCACATCGACGCTCGACGGCCTGAGCCTCGCCTGGGCGATCGCCGAGCAATTGGCGCGAACCAGGGCCCGCACGCTCTTCGCCACGCACTACCACGAACTCACGTCGATCGCCGAACAAGACAAGAGCGTGTGCAACCTGCACGTGGCGGTGCGCGAGTGGGCGGATGAGATCATCTTCCTCTATCGCATCGTGCCGGGGCGCACGGATCGCAGTTACGGCATCCACGTGGCCAAGATCGCGGGCCTGCCCAGCAGCGTCGTGCAGCGGGCCCTGGGCCTGCTCGACACGCTCGAAGTGCACACCGAGCGAACCAACGGCAAGTTGCGCGGCGCCGCGGGCGGCAACGCGCCCGCTCGCGGCGAGGGGCAGCTGCATCTGTTCACCGAGTTCGTCGCCAGCCCCGTCCTGGAAGAGCTGCGGAAACTCGATTTCGACGGCCTGACGCCGCTACAGGCATTCGACGCCCTGCGGCGCCTGCGCGAGATCGCGGAGCAGTCGGGCTAGCCGGCCGGGCACGACCGGCAAGCTCCGGGCTCTTTGCGTTCCGGCCTTTTCCGGCTTTTTGAGCCTTCTGTGCCCTCTTGGGGCCGATTCACGCCGTTTTTTCGATGGCCGTACGGTTTTTGTTCACTTTTTTGTTGACTTCCTGTCGATATCCTGCAATCCTATCGGATACCAAACATGAGGGCGCTTCCGATGGTCTCGCCTGACGACTTCACCGTGATCGACGCCGCTGCAGAGAAGGAGCAAGCCATGGTTATGATTGAAAGCAAAGCCGCCGCCAATGGTCGCACGTCCCGGCCCTCGGCGGGCTCAGGCTCCCTGCCCAGAAAAGGAACCCCTTCCGACATGAGCACCGCCGCCCCTGAACGCGATATCGCCGGCCGCACCCAGGCGCTCGAGCGCACCATCACCCAGATCGAACGGGCGTTCGGCAAGGGCGCGATCATGAAACTCGACGGCCAGAACATCCAGGCCATTGAGGGCATCAGCACCGGCGCGATCAGTCTTGATCTGGCGCTGGGTGGGCGCGGCGTCCCGCGCGGCCGCGTGGCTGAACTGTTCGGCCCCGAGTCATCCGGCAAGACCACGCTGGCCCTGCACGTGGTCGCCAGCGCGCAGAAGAACGGCGGCGTGGCGGCGTTCATCGACGCCGAGCACGCGCTCGACCCTTCGTGGGCGCGGCGGCTGGGCGTCAACGTCGATGAACTGCTCGTGAGCCAGCCCGACACCGGCGAGCAGGCCATGGAAATCTGTGAGCTGCTCGTGCGCTCCAACGCCGTGGATGTCGTCGTGGTGGACTCCGTGGCGGCACTGATCCCGCGGGCGGAAATCGAAGGCGAGATGGGCGACACGCACGTGGGCCTGCAGGCTCGCCTCATGAGCCAGGCGCTGCGCAAGCTCACCGGCGCCATCTCCAAGAGCAAGACCACCGTCATCTTCATCAACCAGATCCGCGAGAAGATCGGCGTGATGTTCGGCTCACCTGAAACCACGCCCGGCGGCCGGGCGCTCAAGTTCTACTCTTCGGTGCGCATCGACATCCGCCGCATCAGCTCGATCAAGGATGGCGACCAGAACGTGGGCAACCGCGTACGGGCCCGCGTGGTGAAGAACAAGGTCGCGCCGCCGTTCCGCGACGCCGAGTTTGACATCATGTTCACCGAGGGCATTTCGGCCGCGGGCGATCTCATCGACCTTGCCGACAAGGAGAGCATTGTTCAGAAGTCCGGCGCGTGGTATTCGTACGGCGACATCCGCCTCGGCCAGGGCCGCGAGAACTCCAAGCAGTTCCTCAAGGACAATCCCGAACTCTTCGAGGAGATCCGCCGCAAGGTGCTCGTCAAAGCCGGCGCCATCACCGAGCCGGCCGCTCCGATCGAAACCGCGGCGGAACCCGAAGACGCCAAGCCGTCGGGCAAGTCGAAGAAATAACTCATGGCCCGCACGGCCCTCATACCCGGCTCCTCTCTCACGGGGAGAGGGGAGCTACGCGGCGGTGGTGCCGGCGATGCCGTCCATGGTGACGATGAAGAAGCGGTCGGTGATGGGATACGGCAGGCGCTTGTAGTCGATCTCGACGCGCGAGTGCACTTTCTCGGCGAATTCGGCGGGATCGGCCGTGACCGCCAGAAACGCATCGCGCGCCGGGGCGGCGACGAGGAAGTTCGATCCCAGCACCGGCGCGAGCCGCCCGTGCAATGAGCCCAGCAGCAGGCGGCTGGCGTCGTAGCCGTCGTTCTCCTGGAAGATCGCGGCTTTGCCGCCGCTGCCGGCTTCGATGATGCGCAGTTTCAGTTCATCGGAGTAGGCGCCGAGGTTTCGCCGCGCGGTGCGGTCGATCTCCTCGAGGTCCACACCCCACTTGAGCATCTGCTCGACGGTGATGCTCACGGTCAGATGCGGCATGTCGATGACGTAGAGCACGACCGTGTCGTTGACGAACGGCTGGTGGGCGACGAGTTGGGCGTCGAGGTGCTGGAAGATCGACTCGGGCTGGATGCGCGGCATGATGCGCGGCCTGGCGACTTCAAAAGGCAGCGGCACGCTCGCCGCCTCCTCGCCTTCCAGGAGGTGATCGAGAAACTGCTCGACGATCTCCACGCCTCGATCGGGGTCGTTGAGCACCATGCGGTAGAGGTTCTCGAGCGCGAGGTGCCGCCCATCGATGAGCACTTCGAATGTGCCCGCGAGTTCGACGTTGCGCTCGGGGCTGAGGCGCGACATGAGAGCCATGACGGCTTCGCAGAAGGCTTCGGGTTCGTGGGGCATTCGTGCCATGGGCCAGTGTTCCTGCGGCGCGTCGACAGTCTCTCCGAGCCACTATCGGCGCGGCCGCCCGTCTCCTTTGAGCAATGTCCGGTTGCCCGTGCCGGGCGCTCTGGCCTGTACGGCTGGGCAGCATCCACAATACGGCTGCGGCGCGGCCGCGGTTCCGTTGCGGCTCCGGTGCAGGCCCCTGCGCCGCCGGGCCTATCGTTTGGACATGCCATCCACCTGCCGCGTCGGCGAACTCGTTATCGGCCCCGACCAGCCGCTGTGCATCATCGCCGGGCCATGTGTACTTGAGTCCGCCGAACTCGGCCGGCACATCGGCGAAACGCTGAAAGCAGTCTGCGACCGCCTCGGCCTCAGCTACATCTTCAAGGCCAGTTTCGACAAGGCGAATCGCTCAAGCATCACCTCGAAGCGCGGCCCCGGCGTCGCGCAGGGCCTGGCTGATCTGGCGCGCCTGCGCGATCGGCTCGGCGTGCCCGTCACGACTGACATCCACGAGCCGGCGCAGGCGGCGCTCGCGGCCGAGTACGTCGATCTGCTGCAGATCCCGGCGTTCCTGTGCCGTCAGACGGATCTGCTGGCCGCGGCCGGCGCCACGGGCAAAGCCGTGAACGTCAAGAAAGGTCAGTTCCTCTCACCCGCCGAGATGAAGCACGTCGTGCGCAAACTCGATGAGTCGGGCTGCACGCAGATGATGCTGACCGAGCGCGGCACGTTCTTCGGCTATCACCGGCTCGTGAACGACTTCATCGGCCTGGGCGATCTCATGGAGATCGGCCCGCCGGTGTGCTTCGACGCGACGCACTCGACGCAACTGCCCGGCGCGACGGAGACGAGCGGCGGACGGCCCGAGCGAGCGCCGCTGCTGGCCCGCGCGGCCGTAGCGGCCGGCGTGCCGTGCGTCTTTCTTGAATGTCACCCCGAGCCAAGCCGCGGATTGTCCGACGCATCCAACATGCTGCGCCTCGACGCGGTCGCGCCGCTGCTGGCTTCGCTCAAGGCGCTGCACGAGGTGCGCTGAGTACATCCGCAAGCCCCTCAAATTGCGCGAAAGGGCCGCCGATCAGGGCGGTTTCCCCGTGGACGGTATGGAACGTCGGCGGCACTCTTATGGCGTGTACCATCGGGTGAAAGCGGTTTCACCATGTCAAACAGAACGATGACCACCGCTCTCGTCGCCGGTTTTGCGGCGCTCCTCGCCTCAGCGCGCCTTGGCCTGGCGCAGCCGGTTCTATCCGTCGAGGGAGACTGTCCGGGATTCCTCAGAGCAGAAGTTACTGGCGCGCCGCCGAACCACGGCATCTTGCTTCTCTTCGCACCCCATCGGGGCTCGTACAGGTTTCCGCCTGGTCACTGGTGCTATGGAGTTACGTTGGGACTGGGGTGGCGCGGACTGCGCATCGCCTCCGCAGCAGGTGCAGACGAGAACGGCTTCGCCTTCTTTGAAGGGAAGGCGGGGGTGCTCGCGTGCGGCGGGTTTCTCCAAACATTGAACTACCCAAGCGGTGGGTGTGAGATCAGCAACGTCGTTCAGATTCCAAACTGATGGGAGGTGGAGGATGTGGGCAGGTCAATTCAGGGGGCGGGAAAACGGGGGCGGGAAAACGGGACAGGTACGTTTGATTGCCTGCGCTGAAGACTTCCGCGAGCCCCTCCAATTGCGTGAAACGGCCACCGATCAGGGCGGTGTCCCTGTGGACGGTATGGGACGTCGGCGGCACTCTTATGGCGTGTACCATCAGGTGAAGGGAGTTTCACCATGTCAAACAGAATGATGATCGCTGCTCTACTCGCCAGTCTTGCGGCCTTATTGGTCTCGGCGCGCCTCGGCCTGGCGCAGCCGGTTCTCAGTCTTGAAGGTGGCTGTCCCGGCTTCCTGCGGGCGGAGGTTCGAAACGCGCCACCTGGATCTGGAATCCTCCTGCTGTTTGCACCCCACGAAGGCTCTTTCACGCTTCCTCGCGGCAATTGGTGCTACGGAGTCACGCTCGGACTCGGCTGGCGGGGGCTTCGACAGGTCGCTGGAGCGGGAGTCGATGAACACGGGTTTGCATT
This window contains:
- a CDS encoding aminodeoxychorismate/anthranilate synthase component II gives rise to the protein MILLIDNYDSFTFNLVQRIGELDAAADLRVVRNDEITIDEIERLAPQRIVLSPGPCTPSEAGICNEVVTAFRGRVPLLGVCLGHQCIGAVHGMVVRRAERIMHGKTSLVHHDGRGIFEGLPEPFVATRYHSLIVQRDTVPLDQFEISAWTDDGVVMALRWKAPPGAAPLDGVQFHPESFLTVDGPLLLANFLGLPRPARTPV
- a CDS encoding VCBS repeat-containing protein, yielding MNHVHSFRARAGACVALIALFTGASGAQIAFEQTGTVEVGIAPWAIQAADLNGDTFLDLVTANRGDGTLSLVLGSGDGTFQAPVQITVDGVPAALCVADFNRDALLDLAVADSDGRRLAVLHNTGSAEFDAPIYYDLPLLPTALAAGDLDGDGWIDLAAGMSNPESEFSRNTGAILYNDGAGTLEAPTVFFTNITNIPSLQLADLDRTGDLDLLLGTSSDRTAYWIPNDGFGEFAAAPRRIRMGEGKQLALDVNGDDLVDVVGASDFGNGYFRWAFGLGDGNFDDSDLYTLSGFTLVTDLRAADFDGDGYPDFIHVNHSDGPGYRVVHNNGDGTMDAQQLVPVCDLPRGVAVGDFDGDERPDAAVADAATDTIFVLRNITPEPLLIDPVTTTLTHVCRESMRSADVDGDLDVDIIGLLSANDGQFTHGEVAVFLNNGQGGFGPPALYEAGAQSFYLDVGDLNGDGRPDVVVSNYFDGDASIFYNDGNGQFAPQQRLDVGGAPLNGVAIGDMDNDTRADIVLAGDRSRGILIAFQDEFGAFEVVDHRLDERDFARIALADLNGDDFLDVVAGVNSARDAAVFLNTGLRGLERRVDYEVGTTPRSLAVGDFDGDENADVAFGIEHNISVLYGVGDGTFGEAVLYSTPSATGVTDIKAADLNNDGHVDIVGAEVLNRRVISMLNDGAGALAESGSAYAASCPRIIAVGDFDGDEDTDVATISRPEGQVSLKRLTVFSNSTISDPGSLDGVHLRTSRAVRGRQAQLLVSGARGSERIHFLLGTRGLGLGQRVPLLGGLQLDLRSPVNVIDTAIADSLGNATLQVRVPPGAPVITVGLQAVARRGAGGRASAKTNPVLLDIE
- the mutS gene encoding DNA mismatch repair protein MutS, producing MSASDPTDTPAMRQYMAFKKQHPECVLFFRMGDFYEMFFDDALLVHKVLGITLTERTKGVPMAGVPYHAVENYLRRMIEQGYRVAVADQVQDPREAKGVVDRAVTRVLTAGTLVDETLLDDARSNHVAAVLFTEAGDDSPAVLALAELSTGSFEIVDVEGGALADEVNRLGVDELLYAETATGEAPPRVAAVREASSCALTGRPTWHFRHSDGHEALSRHFGVATLAGFGLADDDPGLAPAGALLRYLSETQGGQEQGSRLAHIRPPIRRALAGYLTIDATSLRSLEVERTMRTGETDGSLMGVFLRHVRTPMGKRLLRDWLCFPLRDIEAINARQRPVEALIEDRETARLLGERLGAMNDVARIAGRMNMGRATPRDLVALGRSAAALDDLHTLLAANVALHPLAESLDGLGGAIQALGESIVQRCVDSPPNHLREGGLVREGVDAQLDECRSLQTDANDWLARYQRQLIESTGINSLKVGYNRVFGYYIEVTAVHSSRVPDTFSRKQTLKNAERYITPDLKEFESKILTARDRAIDREQVLFAQMCREAAGHAAGLAQFARLVAELDVLRGFAEQAVRGRYVRPKIVEETCIDVVAGRHPVLDEILKDRFVPNDCRLGVGCEEPDADAPAQPATLALITGPNMAGKSTYIRQIAIITLLAHTGSFVPAESATIGLTDRLFTRIGASDELHAGRSTFMVEMTETANILHHATQRSLVILDEIGRGTSTLDGLSLAWAIAEQLARTRARTLFATHYHELTSIAEQDKSVCNLHVAVREWADEIIFLYRIVPGRTDRSYGIHVAKIAGLPSSVVQRALGLLDTLEVHTERTNGKLRGAAGGNAPARGEGQLHLFTEFVASPVLEELRKLDFDGLTPLQAFDALRRLREIAEQSG
- the recA gene encoding recombinase RecA produces the protein MSTAAPERDIAGRTQALERTITQIERAFGKGAIMKLDGQNIQAIEGISTGAISLDLALGGRGVPRGRVAELFGPESSGKTTLALHVVASAQKNGGVAAFIDAEHALDPSWARRLGVNVDELLVSQPDTGEQAMEICELLVRSNAVDVVVVDSVAALIPRAEIEGEMGDTHVGLQARLMSQALRKLTGAISKSKTTVIFINQIREKIGVMFGSPETTPGGRALKFYSSVRIDIRRISSIKDGDQNVGNRVRARVVKNKVAPPFRDAEFDIMFTEGISAAGDLIDLADKESIVQKSGAWYSYGDIRLGQGRENSKQFLKDNPELFEEIRRKVLVKAGAITEPAAPIETAAEPEDAKPSGKSKK
- a CDS encoding DUF1444 family protein encodes the protein MARMPHEPEAFCEAVMALMSRLSPERNVELAGTFEVLIDGRHLALENLYRMVLNDPDRGVEIVEQFLDHLLEGEEAASVPLPFEVARPRIMPRIQPESIFQHLDAQLVAHQPFVNDTVVLYVIDMPHLTVSITVEQMLKWGVDLEEIDRTARRNLGAYSDELKLRIIEAGSGGKAAIFQENDGYDASRLLLGSLHGRLAPVLGSNFLVAAPARDAFLAVTADPAEFAEKVHSRVEIDYKRLPYPITDRFFIVTMDGIAGTTAA
- the kdsA gene encoding 3-deoxy-8-phosphooctulonate synthase, translated to MPSTCRVGELVIGPDQPLCIIAGPCVLESAELGRHIGETLKAVCDRLGLSYIFKASFDKANRSSITSKRGPGVAQGLADLARLRDRLGVPVTTDIHEPAQAALAAEYVDLLQIPAFLCRQTDLLAAAGATGKAVNVKKGQFLSPAEMKHVVRKLDESGCTQMMLTERGTFFGYHRLVNDFIGLGDLMEIGPPVCFDATHSTQLPGATETSGGRPERAPLLARAAVAAGVPCVFLECHPEPSRGLSDASNMLRLDAVAPLLASLKALHEVR